A region of Polyodon spathula isolate WHYD16114869_AA chromosome 4, ASM1765450v1, whole genome shotgun sequence DNA encodes the following proteins:
- the LOC121314097 gene encoding zinc finger E-box-binding homeobox 1-like isoform X2: MADGPRCKRRKQANPRRNNVTSYNNVVEANSDSDDEDKLHIVEEESVTDAADCENNVADDDLPSNHAVLPENGQGEEEEEEEEEAWEEETKGEDTLGPEAQPGDVGFKDDACDSEAEDEQNNDRIVEEMLQQGDTAVIYPEAPEESQRQGTPEASGHDENGTPDAFSQLLTCPYCDRGYKRYTSLKEHIKYRHEKNEDNFSCSLCSYTFAYRTQLERHMTAHKSGRDQRHVVQSGGNRKFKCTECGKAFKYKHHLKEHLRIHSGEKPYECPNCKKRFSHSGSYSSHISSKKCISVMPVNGRPRPAGKTSHCPSPSLSSSPSTPARTQLREKGDNSKPLQEQLPANQIKVEPVDYEYKPIVVTSGISCATPLQNGAFNGGTPLQTTTSSQGVVQAVVLPAVGLVSPISINLSDIQNVLKVAVDGNIIRQVLESAHANAAKEQGGVQPGGHSLISAFSLPLVDQDGTTKIIINYSLEQQPSQVQILPQSLKKENPSPVEIFKTEKLPEDLTVKPGKSKIPKTENSSSTCLLCDGCPGGLDALQEIKHCNLKSEGGVLTSQVNGENAEKTDSTVSSPTAEGSLSLGQPPLKNLLSLLKAYYALNAQPTTEELSKISDSVSLPLDVVKKWFEKMQTGQIHVGATSPSEHEDISSESGETQNSLDPAGDVPDSTTTAESPLQLTKTQVILITPSSMKTNSSRTNTPSPSPLNLSSTGSVLVKTEEDTEEGAQAEPLDLSLPKQPREEMEQATSTSVYQNSVYSVQEEPLNLTCTKKEQPQSDSINTSPNPVYVCPPSANPINIAIPTVTTQLPAIVAITDQGSVPCLRALGTNQQTILIPQVTYTYSTLDTSPAVPEAQQKTVQANGSQEERQETSSEGVSTVEDQNDSDSTPPRKKMRKTEHGMYACDLCDKIFQKSSSLLRHKYEHTGKRPHECGICNKAFKHKHHLIEHMRLHSGEKPYQCDKCGKRFSHSGSYSQHMNHRYSYCKREAEEREGLELNEEEEEGEGPGAAGEILPGEQLSGSRAASPPSLLDSDDRESSTRGEEEEEEEEETEEEEEEETETKEETETKEDIEMKEEGEDMQVGEKEHGDSGEHQEEKGEEMETEEGAGEKEMGTYENPSEIPGVNREDSEEHEEENGEEMETEEGAGEKEMGTDEKPSEIPQVNREDSEEEKTPEKIDDDNNKI; this comes from the exons TTACCAGCTACAACAACGTGGTGGAAGCGAACTCCGATTCAGATGATGAAGACAAGCTACATATCGTGGAGGAGGAGAGCGTGACAGACGCTGCAGACTGTGAGAACAATGTGGCAGACGATGACTTGCCGAGCAACCATGCAGTATTACCAGAGAACGGgcaaggagaggaggaggaggaggaggaggaggaagcttGGGAGGAAG AAACAAAAGGAGAAGACACCTTGGGGCCTGAAGCTCAGCCAGGGGACGTTGGATTTAAAG ACGATGCATGTGACTCGGAAGCTGAAGATGAACAAAACAATGACCGGATCGTAGAGGAAATGCTGCAGCAGGGAGACACTGCTGTCATCTACCCAGAGGCACCTGAGGAGTCACAGAGGCAGGGGACACCCGAAGCCAGCGGCCACGACGAGAACG GGACTCCAGATGCATTTTCACAGCTGCTCACATGTCCGTACTGTGACAGAGGATACAAGCGATACACCTCTCTGAAAGAACACATCAAGTACCGGCACGAGAAGAATGAAGACAACTTCagctgctccctctgcagttacACGTTTGCCTACAGAACACAACTTGAACGTCACATGACGGCACACAAATCTGGGCGGGATCAG CGTCATGTAGTACAGTCTGGGGGTAATCggaagtttaagtgcactgaaTGTGGAAAGGCATTTAAATACAAGCACCACCTAAAGGAGCACTTGCGTATCCACAGTG GGGAGAAGCCCTATGAATGCCCGAACTGCAAGAAGCGTTTTTCCCACTCCGGCTCTTACAGCTCACACATTAGTAGTAAGAAATGCATCAGTGTGATGCCTGTGAACGGACGTCCCCGGCCGGCGGGCAAGACATCTCATTGCCCTTCTCCGTCCCTCTCTTCATCGCCCAGCACCCCTGCCAGAACACAGCTCCGGGAGAAAGGCGACAACAGCAAGCCTTTACAAGAACAGCTTCCCGCCAACCAAATCAAAGTCGAACCTGTGGATTACGAGTACAAACCAATAGTGGTGACCTCTGGAATCAGCTGTGCCACGCCTTTGCAAAACGGGGCTTTCAACGGTGGCACTCCGCTGCAGACCACAACTTCATCCCAGGGTGTGGTGCAAGCTGTGGTCCTGCCAGCTGTTGGGCTGGTCTCCCCTATCAGCATCAACCTAAGCGACATCCAGAATGTTCTCAAAGTAGCCGTAGATGGGAACATTATCCGTCAAGTCCTAGAGAGCGCCCACGCCAATGCAGCCAAAGAACAAGGTGGAGTCCAGCCAGGGGGCCATTCCCTCATCTCAGCATTCAGTCTTCCTTTGGTTGATCAAGATGGAACAACCAAAATCATCATCAACTACAGTTTGGAGCAGCAGCCCAGCCAAGTCCAGATTCTGCCACAGAGCTTGAAGAAGGAGAACCCCAGCCCCGTAGAAATCTTTAAAACTGAGAAGTTACCCGAAGACCTCACTGTTAAGCCTGGGAAAAGCAAAATTCCCAAGActgaaaacagcagcagcacGTGTCTTCTGTGCGATGGCTGTCCTGGTGGTTTGGATGCACTTCAAGAGATTAAGCACTGTAATTTGAAAAGTGAAGGTGGTGTTCTGACTTCTCAGGTTAATGGAGAGAATGCCGAGAAAACAGATTCCACTGTTTCATCCCCCACCGCTGAAGGAAGTCTATCCCTCGGCCAGCCCCCCTTAAAGAACCTCTTGTCACTCCTAAAGGCATATTATGCCTTGAATGCACAGCCTACCACAGAGGAGCTCTCGAAGATTTCCGATTCAGTAAGCTTACCACTAGACGTGGTAAAGAAGTGGTTTGAAAAGATGCAGACTGGGCAGATCCATGTGGGAGCTACCAGTCCGTCTGAACACGAGGACATTTCTTCTGAAAGTGGTGAAACTCAGAATAGTTTAGATCCTGCAGGAGATGTACCGGACAGCACGACAACCGCAGAGAGTCCACTTCAGTTGACTAAAACCCAAGTTATTTTAATAACCCCTTCAAGCATGAAAACAAATAGCTCCAGAACTAACACACCTTCCCCATCACCACTAAATCTCTCTTCAACCGGGTCTGTGCTCGTGAAGACAGAAGAGGACACTGAGGAAGGGGCACAGGCAGAACCCCTCGACCTATCACTACCAAAGCAACCCAGAGAGGAAATGGAACAGGCCACCAGTACCAGTGTTTATCAGAACAGTGTTTACTCCGTTCAGGAAGAACCCTTGAACCTAACTTGCACAAAGAAGGAGCAGCCGCAAAGTGACAGTATTAATACAAGCCCAAATCCTGTTTATGTTTGCCCACCAAGTGCCAATCCCATTAACATTGCTATACCCACAGTTACCACTCAGCTACCTGCGATTGTGGCCATTACCGACCAGGGCAGTGTCCCGTGTCTGAGGGCTCTGGGTACCAACCAACAGACTATACTAATTCCACAGGTTACTTACACATATTCCACTTTAGACACCAGTCCTGCAGTTCCAGAAGCCCAGCAGAAAACAGTGCAAGCGAATGGAAGCCAG GAGGAGAGGCAAGAGACGAGCTCCGAGGGCGTCTCAACCGTCGAAGATCAGAATGACTCAGACTCTACTCCTCCCAGGAAGAAGATGAGAAAAACAGAACATGGCATGTACGCCTGTGACCTGTGTGATAAAATATTCCAGAAGAGTAGCTCCCTTTTGAGACACAAGTATGAGCACACAG GTAAAAGGCCTCATGAGTGTGGAATCTGCAACAAGGCTTTCAAACACAAGCACCACTTGATAGAACACATGCGACTGCACTCAGGGGAGAAACCGTACCAGTGTGACAAGTGTGGCAAGCGCTTCTCTCACTCAGGCTCCTACTCGCAGCATATGAACCACCGCTACTCTTACTGCAAGAGAGAGGCCGAGGAGCGCGAGGGCCTGGAGCTCaacgaggaagaggaggagggggaggggcccGGAGCTGCGGGGGAGATCCTCCCCGGAGAGCAGCTGTCAGGCAGTCGGGctgcctcccctccctccctcctggaCTCAGACGACAGAGAAAGCAGCACACgcggggaggaggaagaggaggaggaggaggagacggaggaagaggaggaggaggagacagagACGAAGGAGGAGACAGAGACGAAGGAGGACATAGAGATGAAGGAGGAAGGCGAAGATATGCAAGTAGGAGAAAAGGAACATGGAGATTCAGGGGAGCATCAGGAAGAGAAAGGGGAGGAAATGGAGACAGAAGAGGGGGCAGGTGAAAAGGAAATGGGCACATATGAAAATCCAAGTGAGATTCCAGGGGTCAACAGGGAGGATTCAGAAGAACATGAGGAAGAAAACGGGGAGGAAATGGAGACAGAAGAGGGGGCAGGTGAAAAGGAAATGGGCACAGATGAAAAACCAAGTGAGATTCCGCAGGTTAACAGGGAGGATTCAGAAGAGGAAAAAACGCCAGAAAAAATCGACGATGacaacaataaaatatga
- the LOC121314097 gene encoding zinc finger E-box-binding homeobox 1-like isoform X1: MADGPRCKRRKQANPRRNNVTSYNNVVEANSDSDDEDKLHIVEEESVTDAADCENNVADDDLPSNHAVLPENGQGEEEEEEEEEAWEEETKGEDTLGPEAQPGDVGFKVDDACDSEAEDEQNNDRIVEEMLQQGDTAVIYPEAPEESQRQGTPEASGHDENGTPDAFSQLLTCPYCDRGYKRYTSLKEHIKYRHEKNEDNFSCSLCSYTFAYRTQLERHMTAHKSGRDQRHVVQSGGNRKFKCTECGKAFKYKHHLKEHLRIHSGEKPYECPNCKKRFSHSGSYSSHISSKKCISVMPVNGRPRPAGKTSHCPSPSLSSSPSTPARTQLREKGDNSKPLQEQLPANQIKVEPVDYEYKPIVVTSGISCATPLQNGAFNGGTPLQTTTSSQGVVQAVVLPAVGLVSPISINLSDIQNVLKVAVDGNIIRQVLESAHANAAKEQGGVQPGGHSLISAFSLPLVDQDGTTKIIINYSLEQQPSQVQILPQSLKKENPSPVEIFKTEKLPEDLTVKPGKSKIPKTENSSSTCLLCDGCPGGLDALQEIKHCNLKSEGGVLTSQVNGENAEKTDSTVSSPTAEGSLSLGQPPLKNLLSLLKAYYALNAQPTTEELSKISDSVSLPLDVVKKWFEKMQTGQIHVGATSPSEHEDISSESGETQNSLDPAGDVPDSTTTAESPLQLTKTQVILITPSSMKTNSSRTNTPSPSPLNLSSTGSVLVKTEEDTEEGAQAEPLDLSLPKQPREEMEQATSTSVYQNSVYSVQEEPLNLTCTKKEQPQSDSINTSPNPVYVCPPSANPINIAIPTVTTQLPAIVAITDQGSVPCLRALGTNQQTILIPQVTYTYSTLDTSPAVPEAQQKTVQANGSQEERQETSSEGVSTVEDQNDSDSTPPRKKMRKTEHGMYACDLCDKIFQKSSSLLRHKYEHTGKRPHECGICNKAFKHKHHLIEHMRLHSGEKPYQCDKCGKRFSHSGSYSQHMNHRYSYCKREAEEREGLELNEEEEEGEGPGAAGEILPGEQLSGSRAASPPSLLDSDDRESSTRGEEEEEEEEETEEEEEEETETKEETETKEDIEMKEEGEDMQVGEKEHGDSGEHQEEKGEEMETEEGAGEKEMGTYENPSEIPGVNREDSEEHEEENGEEMETEEGAGEKEMGTDEKPSEIPQVNREDSEEEKTPEKIDDDNNKI, from the exons TTACCAGCTACAACAACGTGGTGGAAGCGAACTCCGATTCAGATGATGAAGACAAGCTACATATCGTGGAGGAGGAGAGCGTGACAGACGCTGCAGACTGTGAGAACAATGTGGCAGACGATGACTTGCCGAGCAACCATGCAGTATTACCAGAGAACGGgcaaggagaggaggaggaggaggaggaggaggaagcttGGGAGGAAG AAACAAAAGGAGAAGACACCTTGGGGCCTGAAGCTCAGCCAGGGGACGTTGGATTTAAAG TAGACGATGCATGTGACTCGGAAGCTGAAGATGAACAAAACAATGACCGGATCGTAGAGGAAATGCTGCAGCAGGGAGACACTGCTGTCATCTACCCAGAGGCACCTGAGGAGTCACAGAGGCAGGGGACACCCGAAGCCAGCGGCCACGACGAGAACG GGACTCCAGATGCATTTTCACAGCTGCTCACATGTCCGTACTGTGACAGAGGATACAAGCGATACACCTCTCTGAAAGAACACATCAAGTACCGGCACGAGAAGAATGAAGACAACTTCagctgctccctctgcagttacACGTTTGCCTACAGAACACAACTTGAACGTCACATGACGGCACACAAATCTGGGCGGGATCAG CGTCATGTAGTACAGTCTGGGGGTAATCggaagtttaagtgcactgaaTGTGGAAAGGCATTTAAATACAAGCACCACCTAAAGGAGCACTTGCGTATCCACAGTG GGGAGAAGCCCTATGAATGCCCGAACTGCAAGAAGCGTTTTTCCCACTCCGGCTCTTACAGCTCACACATTAGTAGTAAGAAATGCATCAGTGTGATGCCTGTGAACGGACGTCCCCGGCCGGCGGGCAAGACATCTCATTGCCCTTCTCCGTCCCTCTCTTCATCGCCCAGCACCCCTGCCAGAACACAGCTCCGGGAGAAAGGCGACAACAGCAAGCCTTTACAAGAACAGCTTCCCGCCAACCAAATCAAAGTCGAACCTGTGGATTACGAGTACAAACCAATAGTGGTGACCTCTGGAATCAGCTGTGCCACGCCTTTGCAAAACGGGGCTTTCAACGGTGGCACTCCGCTGCAGACCACAACTTCATCCCAGGGTGTGGTGCAAGCTGTGGTCCTGCCAGCTGTTGGGCTGGTCTCCCCTATCAGCATCAACCTAAGCGACATCCAGAATGTTCTCAAAGTAGCCGTAGATGGGAACATTATCCGTCAAGTCCTAGAGAGCGCCCACGCCAATGCAGCCAAAGAACAAGGTGGAGTCCAGCCAGGGGGCCATTCCCTCATCTCAGCATTCAGTCTTCCTTTGGTTGATCAAGATGGAACAACCAAAATCATCATCAACTACAGTTTGGAGCAGCAGCCCAGCCAAGTCCAGATTCTGCCACAGAGCTTGAAGAAGGAGAACCCCAGCCCCGTAGAAATCTTTAAAACTGAGAAGTTACCCGAAGACCTCACTGTTAAGCCTGGGAAAAGCAAAATTCCCAAGActgaaaacagcagcagcacGTGTCTTCTGTGCGATGGCTGTCCTGGTGGTTTGGATGCACTTCAAGAGATTAAGCACTGTAATTTGAAAAGTGAAGGTGGTGTTCTGACTTCTCAGGTTAATGGAGAGAATGCCGAGAAAACAGATTCCACTGTTTCATCCCCCACCGCTGAAGGAAGTCTATCCCTCGGCCAGCCCCCCTTAAAGAACCTCTTGTCACTCCTAAAGGCATATTATGCCTTGAATGCACAGCCTACCACAGAGGAGCTCTCGAAGATTTCCGATTCAGTAAGCTTACCACTAGACGTGGTAAAGAAGTGGTTTGAAAAGATGCAGACTGGGCAGATCCATGTGGGAGCTACCAGTCCGTCTGAACACGAGGACATTTCTTCTGAAAGTGGTGAAACTCAGAATAGTTTAGATCCTGCAGGAGATGTACCGGACAGCACGACAACCGCAGAGAGTCCACTTCAGTTGACTAAAACCCAAGTTATTTTAATAACCCCTTCAAGCATGAAAACAAATAGCTCCAGAACTAACACACCTTCCCCATCACCACTAAATCTCTCTTCAACCGGGTCTGTGCTCGTGAAGACAGAAGAGGACACTGAGGAAGGGGCACAGGCAGAACCCCTCGACCTATCACTACCAAAGCAACCCAGAGAGGAAATGGAACAGGCCACCAGTACCAGTGTTTATCAGAACAGTGTTTACTCCGTTCAGGAAGAACCCTTGAACCTAACTTGCACAAAGAAGGAGCAGCCGCAAAGTGACAGTATTAATACAAGCCCAAATCCTGTTTATGTTTGCCCACCAAGTGCCAATCCCATTAACATTGCTATACCCACAGTTACCACTCAGCTACCTGCGATTGTGGCCATTACCGACCAGGGCAGTGTCCCGTGTCTGAGGGCTCTGGGTACCAACCAACAGACTATACTAATTCCACAGGTTACTTACACATATTCCACTTTAGACACCAGTCCTGCAGTTCCAGAAGCCCAGCAGAAAACAGTGCAAGCGAATGGAAGCCAG GAGGAGAGGCAAGAGACGAGCTCCGAGGGCGTCTCAACCGTCGAAGATCAGAATGACTCAGACTCTACTCCTCCCAGGAAGAAGATGAGAAAAACAGAACATGGCATGTACGCCTGTGACCTGTGTGATAAAATATTCCAGAAGAGTAGCTCCCTTTTGAGACACAAGTATGAGCACACAG GTAAAAGGCCTCATGAGTGTGGAATCTGCAACAAGGCTTTCAAACACAAGCACCACTTGATAGAACACATGCGACTGCACTCAGGGGAGAAACCGTACCAGTGTGACAAGTGTGGCAAGCGCTTCTCTCACTCAGGCTCCTACTCGCAGCATATGAACCACCGCTACTCTTACTGCAAGAGAGAGGCCGAGGAGCGCGAGGGCCTGGAGCTCaacgaggaagaggaggagggggaggggcccGGAGCTGCGGGGGAGATCCTCCCCGGAGAGCAGCTGTCAGGCAGTCGGGctgcctcccctccctccctcctggaCTCAGACGACAGAGAAAGCAGCACACgcggggaggaggaagaggaggaggaggaggagacggaggaagaggaggaggaggagacagagACGAAGGAGGAGACAGAGACGAAGGAGGACATAGAGATGAAGGAGGAAGGCGAAGATATGCAAGTAGGAGAAAAGGAACATGGAGATTCAGGGGAGCATCAGGAAGAGAAAGGGGAGGAAATGGAGACAGAAGAGGGGGCAGGTGAAAAGGAAATGGGCACATATGAAAATCCAAGTGAGATTCCAGGGGTCAACAGGGAGGATTCAGAAGAACATGAGGAAGAAAACGGGGAGGAAATGGAGACAGAAGAGGGGGCAGGTGAAAAGGAAATGGGCACAGATGAAAAACCAAGTGAGATTCCGCAGGTTAACAGGGAGGATTCAGAAGAGGAAAAAACGCCAGAAAAAATCGACGATGacaacaataaaatatga
- the LOC121314097 gene encoding zinc finger E-box-binding homeobox 1-like isoform X4 produces the protein MADGPRCKRRKQANPRRNNVTSYNNVVEANSDSDDEDKLHIVEEESVTDAADCENNVADDDLPSNHAVLPENGQGEEEEEEEEEAWEEETKGEDTLGPEAQPGDVGFKGTPDAFSQLLTCPYCDRGYKRYTSLKEHIKYRHEKNEDNFSCSLCSYTFAYRTQLERHMTAHKSGRDQRHVVQSGGNRKFKCTECGKAFKYKHHLKEHLRIHSGEKPYECPNCKKRFSHSGSYSSHISSKKCISVMPVNGRPRPAGKTSHCPSPSLSSSPSTPARTQLREKGDNSKPLQEQLPANQIKVEPVDYEYKPIVVTSGISCATPLQNGAFNGGTPLQTTTSSQGVVQAVVLPAVGLVSPISINLSDIQNVLKVAVDGNIIRQVLESAHANAAKEQGGVQPGGHSLISAFSLPLVDQDGTTKIIINYSLEQQPSQVQILPQSLKKENPSPVEIFKTEKLPEDLTVKPGKSKIPKTENSSSTCLLCDGCPGGLDALQEIKHCNLKSEGGVLTSQVNGENAEKTDSTVSSPTAEGSLSLGQPPLKNLLSLLKAYYALNAQPTTEELSKISDSVSLPLDVVKKWFEKMQTGQIHVGATSPSEHEDISSESGETQNSLDPAGDVPDSTTTAESPLQLTKTQVILITPSSMKTNSSRTNTPSPSPLNLSSTGSVLVKTEEDTEEGAQAEPLDLSLPKQPREEMEQATSTSVYQNSVYSVQEEPLNLTCTKKEQPQSDSINTSPNPVYVCPPSANPINIAIPTVTTQLPAIVAITDQGSVPCLRALGTNQQTILIPQVTYTYSTLDTSPAVPEAQQKTVQANGSQEERQETSSEGVSTVEDQNDSDSTPPRKKMRKTEHGMYACDLCDKIFQKSSSLLRHKYEHTGKRPHECGICNKAFKHKHHLIEHMRLHSGEKPYQCDKCGKRFSHSGSYSQHMNHRYSYCKREAEEREGLELNEEEEEGEGPGAAGEILPGEQLSGSRAASPPSLLDSDDRESSTRGEEEEEEEEETEEEEEEETETKEETETKEDIEMKEEGEDMQVGEKEHGDSGEHQEEKGEEMETEEGAGEKEMGTYENPSEIPGVNREDSEEHEEENGEEMETEEGAGEKEMGTDEKPSEIPQVNREDSEEEKTPEKIDDDNNKI, from the exons TTACCAGCTACAACAACGTGGTGGAAGCGAACTCCGATTCAGATGATGAAGACAAGCTACATATCGTGGAGGAGGAGAGCGTGACAGACGCTGCAGACTGTGAGAACAATGTGGCAGACGATGACTTGCCGAGCAACCATGCAGTATTACCAGAGAACGGgcaaggagaggaggaggaggaggaggaggaggaagcttGGGAGGAAG AAACAAAAGGAGAAGACACCTTGGGGCCTGAAGCTCAGCCAGGGGACGTTGGATTTAAAG GGACTCCAGATGCATTTTCACAGCTGCTCACATGTCCGTACTGTGACAGAGGATACAAGCGATACACCTCTCTGAAAGAACACATCAAGTACCGGCACGAGAAGAATGAAGACAACTTCagctgctccctctgcagttacACGTTTGCCTACAGAACACAACTTGAACGTCACATGACGGCACACAAATCTGGGCGGGATCAG CGTCATGTAGTACAGTCTGGGGGTAATCggaagtttaagtgcactgaaTGTGGAAAGGCATTTAAATACAAGCACCACCTAAAGGAGCACTTGCGTATCCACAGTG GGGAGAAGCCCTATGAATGCCCGAACTGCAAGAAGCGTTTTTCCCACTCCGGCTCTTACAGCTCACACATTAGTAGTAAGAAATGCATCAGTGTGATGCCTGTGAACGGACGTCCCCGGCCGGCGGGCAAGACATCTCATTGCCCTTCTCCGTCCCTCTCTTCATCGCCCAGCACCCCTGCCAGAACACAGCTCCGGGAGAAAGGCGACAACAGCAAGCCTTTACAAGAACAGCTTCCCGCCAACCAAATCAAAGTCGAACCTGTGGATTACGAGTACAAACCAATAGTGGTGACCTCTGGAATCAGCTGTGCCACGCCTTTGCAAAACGGGGCTTTCAACGGTGGCACTCCGCTGCAGACCACAACTTCATCCCAGGGTGTGGTGCAAGCTGTGGTCCTGCCAGCTGTTGGGCTGGTCTCCCCTATCAGCATCAACCTAAGCGACATCCAGAATGTTCTCAAAGTAGCCGTAGATGGGAACATTATCCGTCAAGTCCTAGAGAGCGCCCACGCCAATGCAGCCAAAGAACAAGGTGGAGTCCAGCCAGGGGGCCATTCCCTCATCTCAGCATTCAGTCTTCCTTTGGTTGATCAAGATGGAACAACCAAAATCATCATCAACTACAGTTTGGAGCAGCAGCCCAGCCAAGTCCAGATTCTGCCACAGAGCTTGAAGAAGGAGAACCCCAGCCCCGTAGAAATCTTTAAAACTGAGAAGTTACCCGAAGACCTCACTGTTAAGCCTGGGAAAAGCAAAATTCCCAAGActgaaaacagcagcagcacGTGTCTTCTGTGCGATGGCTGTCCTGGTGGTTTGGATGCACTTCAAGAGATTAAGCACTGTAATTTGAAAAGTGAAGGTGGTGTTCTGACTTCTCAGGTTAATGGAGAGAATGCCGAGAAAACAGATTCCACTGTTTCATCCCCCACCGCTGAAGGAAGTCTATCCCTCGGCCAGCCCCCCTTAAAGAACCTCTTGTCACTCCTAAAGGCATATTATGCCTTGAATGCACAGCCTACCACAGAGGAGCTCTCGAAGATTTCCGATTCAGTAAGCTTACCACTAGACGTGGTAAAGAAGTGGTTTGAAAAGATGCAGACTGGGCAGATCCATGTGGGAGCTACCAGTCCGTCTGAACACGAGGACATTTCTTCTGAAAGTGGTGAAACTCAGAATAGTTTAGATCCTGCAGGAGATGTACCGGACAGCACGACAACCGCAGAGAGTCCACTTCAGTTGACTAAAACCCAAGTTATTTTAATAACCCCTTCAAGCATGAAAACAAATAGCTCCAGAACTAACACACCTTCCCCATCACCACTAAATCTCTCTTCAACCGGGTCTGTGCTCGTGAAGACAGAAGAGGACACTGAGGAAGGGGCACAGGCAGAACCCCTCGACCTATCACTACCAAAGCAACCCAGAGAGGAAATGGAACAGGCCACCAGTACCAGTGTTTATCAGAACAGTGTTTACTCCGTTCAGGAAGAACCCTTGAACCTAACTTGCACAAAGAAGGAGCAGCCGCAAAGTGACAGTATTAATACAAGCCCAAATCCTGTTTATGTTTGCCCACCAAGTGCCAATCCCATTAACATTGCTATACCCACAGTTACCACTCAGCTACCTGCGATTGTGGCCATTACCGACCAGGGCAGTGTCCCGTGTCTGAGGGCTCTGGGTACCAACCAACAGACTATACTAATTCCACAGGTTACTTACACATATTCCACTTTAGACACCAGTCCTGCAGTTCCAGAAGCCCAGCAGAAAACAGTGCAAGCGAATGGAAGCCAG GAGGAGAGGCAAGAGACGAGCTCCGAGGGCGTCTCAACCGTCGAAGATCAGAATGACTCAGACTCTACTCCTCCCAGGAAGAAGATGAGAAAAACAGAACATGGCATGTACGCCTGTGACCTGTGTGATAAAATATTCCAGAAGAGTAGCTCCCTTTTGAGACACAAGTATGAGCACACAG GTAAAAGGCCTCATGAGTGTGGAATCTGCAACAAGGCTTTCAAACACAAGCACCACTTGATAGAACACATGCGACTGCACTCAGGGGAGAAACCGTACCAGTGTGACAAGTGTGGCAAGCGCTTCTCTCACTCAGGCTCCTACTCGCAGCATATGAACCACCGCTACTCTTACTGCAAGAGAGAGGCCGAGGAGCGCGAGGGCCTGGAGCTCaacgaggaagaggaggagggggaggggcccGGAGCTGCGGGGGAGATCCTCCCCGGAGAGCAGCTGTCAGGCAGTCGGGctgcctcccctccctccctcctggaCTCAGACGACAGAGAAAGCAGCACACgcggggaggaggaagaggaggaggaggaggagacggaggaagaggaggaggaggagacagagACGAAGGAGGAGACAGAGACGAAGGAGGACATAGAGATGAAGGAGGAAGGCGAAGATATGCAAGTAGGAGAAAAGGAACATGGAGATTCAGGGGAGCATCAGGAAGAGAAAGGGGAGGAAATGGAGACAGAAGAGGGGGCAGGTGAAAAGGAAATGGGCACATATGAAAATCCAAGTGAGATTCCAGGGGTCAACAGGGAGGATTCAGAAGAACATGAGGAAGAAAACGGGGAGGAAATGGAGACAGAAGAGGGGGCAGGTGAAAAGGAAATGGGCACAGATGAAAAACCAAGTGAGATTCCGCAGGTTAACAGGGAGGATTCAGAAGAGGAAAAAACGCCAGAAAAAATCGACGATGacaacaataaaatatga